From one Babesia bovis T2Bo chromosome 3, whole genome shotgun sequence genomic stretch:
- a CDS encoding mRNA capping enzyme large subunit family protein — translation MELNAQEDQFALHTPEGCVNNQVIHTTESSICNPLVIEGYPVLGRFDSTTDVNNVIERVVRESMECTTDPSSVKCVFQVGRLVGITQNRAIVLPVETELILENDTTRISFIPDVSPKLIDTLYLDVFTSQAGDSRLVSSHDCVEVEVVTSQNIDHRKPGDDLEGFHHIRIYRVPYDNEDGLMLQQMECWEHNILNNLLVYRPHSQHHYRIQTASTTVTHGTSTPDKLGNVLKLSFRHMRNYKTSPVGPEKLIKWELNVVDHWDIVVNEEMANIPIESLIQCFTTCLVSKQDDTPEFSFLDRDVVDEGRRHYIQLCLQGRQLVNQFQRMVAFKRNRFGYILSLVRSNLCMILDRFDKTSVDIESTGDFYPNRFGDTAEVVQLHYDTRKLVRQKGSAVEALRRHNNLVKRILIACYIHRKSTVLDLACGHCQDLDKYATVGIKQLTGIDISLSEIMEARRRYSERSSSRRIRFRADFHHGNLLEEKIYGVFLRNRKFDVVTMQLAIHYIISDEANATMLLRNIHQALGDKGIFIGSTVCCNAIAKGLNAKTPYQASDDGPLRWEFGNSIFRVTVDDESMDSLMDPVTNKYLSGDALVSHLETHWGIKYHFFLMESIDASEYVVPWKAFTELCVRLGFRLIETFTFPEYLDNAPTILNNLSVTLPANVMDNLTHHIKQISSLNISPEQQEAFMLYRTFVFEKISGRDKLYMQGVKIRRTQ, via the coding sequence ATGGAATTGAATGCTCAGGAAGACCAATTTGCATTACATACACCGGAAGGATGTGTTAATAACCAAGTTATACACACTACGGAATCGAGTATATGCAATCCATTGGTCATCGAGGGGTACCCCGTTCTGGGACGATTCGATTCTACCACTGACGTCAACAATGTCATAGAGCGGGTAGTCAGGGAATCTATGGAATGTACAACCGATCCTTCGTCCGTAAAGTGTGTCTTTCAAGTTGGTCGCCTGGTAGGGATAACCCAGAATCGCGCTATCGTCCTCCCAGTGGAAACTGAACTAATCCTAGAAAATGATACAACCAGGATATCTTTCATACCAGACGTATCGCCAAAGTTAATCGACACTTTATACCTAGATGTATTCACAAGCCAAGCAGGAGACTCCAGGCTTGTGTCATCACACGACTGTGTAGAAGTTGAAGTAGTGACTTCACAAAATATAGACCATCGCAAACCAGGTGATGACCTAGAAGGATTCCATCACATACGTATATACAGAGTCCCGTATGATAATGAAGACGGGCTTATGCTACAGCAAATGGAATGCTGGGAACATAATATACTAAACAACTTGCTGGTGTATAGACCACACTCGCAACACCACTATCGCATACAAACGGCATCAACAACAGTGACCCACGGGACCAGCACTCCCGATAAGCTAGGCAATGTTTTAAAACTGTCGTTCCGCCACATGCGTAACTACAAGACTAGCCCCGTGGGACCTGAAAAACTAATAAAATGGGAGCTGAATGTAGTAGACCACTGGGATATAGTGGTAAATGAAGAAATGGCAAATATACCTATAGAAAGCCTTATCCAGTGTTTTACCACGTGTCTTGTTAGCAAACAGGATGATACACCCGAGTTTTCCTTCCTAGACCGAGATGTAGTGGATGAAGGACGTCGTCATTACATACAATTATGTTTACAAGGCAGGCAACTAGTTAACCAGTTCCAACGCATGGTTGCTTTCAAGAGGAATCGCTTTGGGTATATTCTATCCCTGGTGAGAAGTAACCTATGCATGATACTAGACAGATTTGATAAGACGTCCGTAGATATAGAAAGCACTGGGGATTTCTATCCAAATCGATTCGGTGATACCGCAGAGGTTGTTCAATTGCACTACGATACACGTAAGCTAGTACGCCAGAAAGGTTCAGCTGTTGAAGCATTGCGACGACACAACAACCTGGTGAAACGTATTTTAATAGCGTGTTACATACACCGCAAGTCCACGGTATTGGATTTGGCGTGCGGTCACTGCCAGGATCTAGATAAATATGCAACTGTAGGAATCAAGCAGTTAACGggtatagatatatcgcTATCGGAAATAATGGAAGCGCGAAGGCGGTATTCAGAACGGTCATCTAGCAGGAGAATAAGATTCAGAGCTGATTTCCATCACGGCAATCTGCTGGAAGAAAAGATATACGGAGTGTTCCTGCGCAACAGAAAGTTTGACGTGGTGACCATGCAGCTGGCaatacattatattatatcagaTGAAGCCAATGCAACGATGTTGTTGCGTAACATACATCAAGCACTTGGGGATAAAGGTATATTCATAGGCAGCACTGTATGCTGCAACGCCATTGCCAAAGGGTTGAATGCAAAGACGCCGTACCAAGCATCAGATGACGGTCCTTTGCGATGGGAATTTGGAAACTCCATATTCAGGGTCACCGTAGACGATGAGTCAATGGACAGCCTCATGGACCCGGTAACTAATAAGTACCTCTCAGGGGATGCCCTGGTGTCACATCTAGAAACCCACTGGGGAATTAAGTACCACTTCTTCCTGATGGAGTCAATTGATGCCAGTGAATATGTGGTGCCATGGAAGGCGTTCACCGAGTTGTGCGTGCGTCTGGGATTCCGATTAATCGAGACTTTTACATTCCCGGAGTACCTGGACAATGCACCAACTATACTGAATAACCTGAGTGTTACTCTTCCAGCCAACGTAATGGATAACCTAACGCACCACATAAAGCAGATATCGTCCCTGAATATATCACCGGAGCAACAAGAAGCATTCATGCTGTATCGCACATTTGTATTTGAAAAAATATCAGGCCGTGATAAGCTGTATATGCAGGGCGTGAAAATACGCCGAACGCAGTAG
- a CDS encoding large subunit ribosomal protein L9: MSTFCISPLQLQSRHTGKSRIHNRFYLLVRVLAVYTYLTLVIIHSYALRLSRNRYYASVTHQTYPKAFVAPSISQTQGRHISPLNAQRWSYTRVTLLKDTPQVGKEGDVVLVNRNYAFNYLVPFGFARYTTRAELIGLTLQKDYKDALVNVRKASAMHLKNRLGDNTVLQFEVPAEAKGSDRVLTPILPIHIIDHMRQKRMLLVVDMLREQDVKIITEEGVINRFGEHRVQLNVDPDVNIEVIANVKEQPVDTNFLQDVVPFGS, from the coding sequence ATGAGTACCTTTTGTATATCTCCACTCCAATTGCAAAGCAGACACACTGGTAAATCAAGGATACACAATCGTTTCTATCTTTTAGTACGGGTACTGGCAgtgtatacatatttaacaCTTGTTATAATACACTCCTATGCACTAAGATTGAGTAGGAACCGCTACTATGCCAGTGTTACTCACCAGACATACCCCAAAGCATTCGTCGCGCCgtcaatatcgcaaacgCAGGGTAGGCATATATCGCCATTAAACGCACAAAGGTGGAGTTACACCAGAGTTACACTGCTTAAGGATACGCCACAGGTAGGGAAGGAAGGTGACGTAGTCCTGGTTAATCGGAACTATGCCTTTAACTACCTAGTGCCATTTGGATTCGCTAGGTACACCACCAGGGCTGAATTAATAGGCCTGACACTCCAGAAGGACTACAAAGATGCACTAGTCAATGTCAGGAAGGCCAGTGCCATGCATCTAAAGAATAGACTAGGTGATAACACAGTGCTACAGTTCGAGGTACCAGCTGAGGCCAAAGGCTCGGATAGAGTCCTAACACCAATACTACCCatacatataatagatCACATGCGCCAGAAGAGGATGCTGCTAGTAGTGGATATGTTGCGTGAACAGGATGTCAAAATAATCACAGAAGAGGGAGTTATCAACAGATTTGGGGAGCACCGAGTACAACTGAATGTAGACCCAGATGTTAATATTGAGGTCATAGCCAATGTCAAGGAACAGCCAGTGGATACCAATTTTTTGCAAGACGTAGTCCCATTCGGTAGTTAG
- a CDS encoding putative integral membrane protein, with translation MAGELQVLLRQGQSRLLMLLCLLIKIVAAETEGDTDDAENCAIFRVETRYIKYLLYAAICGIVVMIGFGIAGIVNQKSKDYGPVVGIGGAIFVGIAIFCMYRLGYFDILRRKITPVPKES, from the coding sequence ATGGCAGGTGAACTCCAGGTTTTACTTCGTCAAGGCCAATCAAGGCTGTTGATGTTACTTTGTTTATTGATAAAGATAGTTGCAGCAGAGACCGAGGGCGACACTGATGATGCTGAGAATTGCGCAATCTTTCGTGTAGAAACgagatatataaaatacctTTTATATGCTGCCATATGTGGAATAGTTGTGATGATTGGATTTGGAATAGCAGGGATTGTAAACCAGAAATCAAAAGATTATGGTCCTGTAGTAGGCATAGGGGGCGCCATATTTGTAGGAATAGCCATTTTCTGCATGTACCGCCTCGGGTACTTTGACATTTTGAGAAGGAAGATCACACCTGTTCCCAAAGAGAGCTGA
- a CDS encoding emp24/gp25L/p24 family/GOLD family protein, whose amino-acid sequence MVHFTAFRALVAAALAAYIGFEKASAGFLDVTTRIKAGQKVCLVEPISKEMYTHITVRPIDVKDNMGVAVVIREEGGDKPIYEESNLMNHLSVSFTAVHGLSVVCCISASKYDIYVALAIKSGADARDYSIIAKSSHMDPVDAHLQNAIDEFSAFHKAQITGSRAMDRTSKRAADAYRLLTKFAIANSVFVVICTICFILYFRSFFLSKKVM is encoded by the coding sequence ATGGTACACTTTACGGCATTTCGGGCCCTTGTGGCCGCGGCTTTAGCTGCTTATATCGGATTTGAGAAAGCATCTGCTGGTTTTTTAGATGTGACTACGCGAATTAAGGCTGGACAAAAGGTCTGCTTGGTAGAGCCTATTAGCAAGGAGATGTACACGCATATTACTGTGCGTCCTATTGATGTGAAGGACAATATGGGCGTTGCGGTTGTGATTAGGGAGGAGGGTGGTGACAAGCCTATTTACGAGGAGTCTAACCTTATGAATCACTTATCAGTTTCTTTTACTGCTGTTCATGGTTTATCGGTTGTTTGTTGCATTTCTGCTTCCAAGTATGACATTTATGTAGCTCTGGCTATTAAATCTGGCGCTGATGCTCGGGACTACTCCATCATTGCTAAGAGCTCTCACATGGACCCTGTTGACGCTCATCTTCAGAATGCCATTGATGAGTTCAGTGCCTTTCACAAGGCTCAGATCACTGGTAGTCGCGCTATGGATCGCACGAGTAAGCGGGCTGCTGATGCGTACCGCTTGCTTACTAAGTTTGCTATTGCTAACAGTGTGTTCGTCGTCATTTGTACGATATGTTTCATTTTATACTTCCGGAGCTTCTTCCTTTCTAAGAAGGTTATGTAG
- a CDS encoding PWI domain family protein, with the protein MMHGSRFSRDHGDLKTPFLAGKERELLESKKWPACFSQSVDITKVQIDAFKPWISRRVTELMGVEDEIVVEYCLSQLKFFGETDAKANAENAGDGGKVLNEKPYLDPKKLQINLTGFMAKNARVFVKELWDLLLAAQDSEHGMPQSFIDEKKRELAANQQRRHERVSSPPPVEPSGTRADLAHDHSGERDASPKVEHHPREASRSRAWYETRKYDNSRRQGYRGTRRAGSYRDRGYTRRRRRSYSSSRSRSSSASYRRTLRRRSVSRTLSSSTSHRSVSSRSYSGDRRSPHPRRSYSSHSSTSSPHSSRSVYSSRSSYSSIDSRRKRSVSYSRDRRRDDGRRGRRRPRSYSSSDYSRSPSRRRRDRRSRSTDSR; encoded by the exons ATGATGCATGGCTCTCGGTTTAGCCGTGACCACGGCGACTTGAAGACGCCATTCCTTGCTGGCAAGGAGCGTGAGCTTTTGGAATCCAAAAAGTGGCCTGCTTGTTTTTCGCAGTCTGTGGATATAACGAAGGTACAGATTGACGCCTTCAAGCCATGGATATCACGTCGTGTAACTGAGCTTATGGGCGTGGAGGATGAGATTGTTGTGGAGTACTGTCTCAGCCAATTGAAATTCTTTGGTGAGACGGATGCCAAGGCCAATGCAGAGAATGCAG GTGACGGTGGCAAGGTACTGAATGAAAAGCCGTACTTGGATCCCAAGAAGCTACAGATTAACTTGACTGGTTTCATGGCAAAGAATGCACGCGTCTTCGTCAAGGAGCTTTGGGATCTTTTATTAGCGGCTCAGGACAGTGAGCACGGCATGCCTCAGTCATTTATTGACGAGAAGAAGCGTGAGCTTGCTGCTAATCAGCAGCGTAGGCATGAGCGTGTATCTAGTCCACCTCCTGTGGAGCCCTCTGGTACAAGGGCTGATCTAGCACACGACCACAGCGGTGAGCGTGACGCCTCACCCAAGGTGGAACATCACCCTCGCGAAGCATCTCGGTCGCGAGCTTGGTACGAAACACGTAAGTACGACAACTCGCGCAGACAGGGTTATCGTGGTACTCGGCGTGCCGGGAGCTATCGTGATCGTGGCTACACCCGTAGACGTCGACGATCTTATTCGTCCAGTCGATCTAGATCAAGTTCAGCTTCATATCGCCGTACTCTTCGTAGGCGTTCCGTTTCACGTACATTATCCAGTTCGACTTCACATCGCAGCGTATCATCGAGGTCATATTCTGGTGACCGCAGGTCACCACATCCTCGTCGTTCCTACTCCAGTCATTCATCAACGTCAAGCCCACATTCCTCCAGATCGGTCTATTCAAGTCGTTCATCATATAGCTCTATTGACTCTCGTCGTAAACGCAGCGTATCATATTCGCGTGATCGTCGCCGTGATGACGGTAGAAGGGGTCGCAGGCGCCCTAGGTCATACTCCTCTTCTGATTACTCTCGCTCCCCTTCACGCAGACGCCGTGACAGGCGCTCTAGATCGACTGACAGCCGTTAA
- a CDS encoding YT521-B-like family protein: MDLGEYSHKNVDHNKAKSIYEHGVNVYYIVKSFSDQNVRAALIHNVWATTPKNEVILDKAYQKGGNVILVFSINGSSRFIGYALMQSRPGHASFNESVFFMANGNKFNGKHFDILWIRVIDLPFTACAKLKNSLNEYKPVKLARDGQEIDKTTGKALCIIFEEHYTKCSDITLRDETSKTTGFTIPTGVPNTVGPGSPLIPGIINPQLFLGISQIGSIPTHIYQGMPTSMLQSPRTATSKPGKDTQYHFHITKEQALIAAEFNPAISIFPIDLTNMSYDQYISLYKVSLHHWENQQVQQIKEENDG, encoded by the exons ATGGATCTTGGTGAATATTCACATAAGAACGTCGATCATAACAAAGCAAAAAGTATAT ATGAACATGGAGTAAAcgtatattacattgttAAAAGCTTCTCGGATCAAAATGTACGAGCTGCGCTGATACACAACGTATGGGCGACAACACCAAAAAACGAAGTCATCTTGGACAAAGCATACCAAAAGGGAGGCAACGTTATATTGGTCTTCTCTATCAACGGCAGCTCAAGGTTTATCGGTTATGCCCTAATGCAATCTAGGCCTGGGCATGCATCATTCAACGAAAGTGTTTTCTTCATGGCCAATGGAAATAAATTCAACGGCAAGCATTTCGATATATTGTGGATAAGGGTCATAGATCTGCCATTTACAGCATGCGCTAAGCTCAAGAACTCACTAAACGAGTACAAACCAGTGAAACTAGCAAGAGATGGACAGGAAATAGATAAAACTACTGGAAAAGCATTATGTATCATTTTTGAAGAACACTACACCAAGTGCAGTGATATAACATTAAGAGACGAAACAAGTAAAACTACTGGATTCACAATACCAACAGGTGTTCCAAACACTGTAGGGCCTGGATCACCATTAATCCCTGGAATAATAAATCCACAACTGTTTCTGGGCATATCTCAAATCGGATCTATACCAacacatatataccaaGGTATGCCCACTTCAATGTTACAGTCACCAAGGACAGCAACTAGCAAGCCAGGGAAGGATACTCAATACCACTTTCATATCACCAAGGAACAAGCACTCATCGCAGCGGAATTTAACCCAGCCATATCTATATTCCCAATAGATCTGACTAACATGTCATATGACCagtatatatcactgtATAAGGTATCACTGCATCACTGGGAAAACCAGCAGGTACAACAGATAAAAGAGGAGAATGATgggtag
- a CDS encoding LCCL domain family protein — MVINQLARLISSLIIAVQIVTVYARNANEFYTFKDARATSTYVTHTDDLQKFGPARAFQIGASYWCSAGNHASTDFVSWTGELWDVAKISQIDVIWEYAPNEVEISTSMAQDSFNVVMPFRKTFESKPSYKEVFKLDAPVEAKFVRLTLRGPINEYFGIREVHIVGAGNPLFVIKSGISSPLGEMCLQLEEGRRDNNTRVILDLCTYAIAAADGRDLWRHDSRQRLVSAVTKPPKCLTSVNPNKIGPLVIADCKDDGDDQCRWEFLGNGQISLKNATDLCMTQSDVYSDKAGMGDLLQIMKKKVKLIASSTADRHKVESIMDENVKTYWASNLFLDSGVHTVTITIDFGEITRAAKVRIDWEYQPVTYTVEGSTDNIVFKELARNMSNADHVTIDTLEDRDFKQLRLVMLRPHHTYGKVEGGYVYGIRQLQVLSSNLETVVGDCRAAANTPDARDKYFVSYVSAFEPALAHEIKNMENEIHGITGEVIDDMATLGDTLDETDTCMQEKKEYDKTLEQIHTRETAMWKQIQMSSLCSKQNSVDVTYSTIGETMKTPAEDCYSIKQQSKGVTSGFFWIQPQCSKHPLRVYCDMGSQTSMLIWDGKNGGSGPQALHNLTSPQAIRYQCAAYGLEPLIIKSKHQVDGLREALFLMGFERKADHYIPLAYKFGNAHKFRDLMNIYTFMTESSIVGTKTPPEQPAMQGGHSLEHNAAGLSLATGEIEVFDLETANIAAIVCSTNVTEDNVTPIPIKCDDRIDKNEKLVGNTNTNIVVSCSEHCADKTELPVYGTDGVYSDRSSICRAAIHAGVIANKGTFTVSIETGLPFYSGSTENGIQSYAFNKSWQGSRDLLDPGMPEGEKEIEHTGPPSRFSIRILPRKRVCPIVQTHGSFLQVPSNTPGKTSVDKPADSNTQGTTKPKESDATDIAMSPSDGLDMANLDPTTKEAAVKVLSDMNAMYGLDIKTVINTIENIAAIVSRAKKYIKPLESVSMHQEKKMTTLYDRLESALQKATYLKESSESQKSNYQRLLHEQQAKGVESEAPLVMDYTTMAFSRTFKIHDTSMTSGGQSRWGYSDSPFDGHMSYIVQSSDIDSSLLGEGAYAMLKDRRYFDFDITVDLLAKNEGSVGIAFRSQGHFNYYLLLLNSRQSNKQLLKVQEGVTHVLATNPDDGYKKNTWIKVNISATGNLIEVTCDGKRILKVLDTSFLHGGVGLYSCGSNGSFYFDNFTVTPKPILMESPEVRLGRLKAVKCSTYNETYTGDFSDAYKVVNPSHAHTTSWRFKDIIGGKHKAIHQYHISQDPRGIGSLAILNNDRTCTAGFIGFRFLPMCEGGSIGAVVRFANVQNMILIEMTASELSIRLIQPGGSKVLGTVPASYAISKWNAMQVGISSDRISVKVKKNVDHGSLFSGLFGNTDYECKAELEEYSGLGLGIGLKSAGCDSCYFDQFHVSPEESTSSFTPSMFLQQYSSVNIWRPCAESVHVLNRIALCKQMFRNRGEASACAESFCFPCCSYHTRLLGEVHREACMTTCQKNHHVSNLYLEKFLSYVNSCVSLEGPAFKHCEGDRQCLKRACSLCCSSGHDEKGPLDKALVALETSSCLMQCNTLV, encoded by the exons ATGGTAATTAACCAACTAGCGCGATTAATCTCGTCGCTAATTATCGCAGTGCAGATCGTAACCGTTTATGCTAGGAATGCTAATGAATTCTACACATTCAAGGATGCAAGGGCCACTTCTACCTACGTCACACACACTGACGACTTGCAAAAATTCGGGCCAGCCCGAGCCTTCCAGATAGGGGCATCTTATTGGTGCAGTGCTGGTAATCATGCTTCTACTGACTTTG TCTCCTGGACTGGTGAGCTCTGGGATGTTGCcaagatatcgcaaattgATGTAATATGGGAATATGCACCAAAT GAAGTCGAGATATCAACTTCCATGGCACAAGACAGCTTCAATGTTGTCATGCCATTTCGGAAGACCTTTGAAAGCAAAC cATCATATAAGGAAGTATTCAAGCTTGACGCTCCTGTTGAGGCTAAATTCGTTAGGTTAACATTGCGTGGTCCTATAAATGAATACTTCGGTATCAGGGAGGTCCACATTGTGGGAGCTGGCAACCCACTTTTCGTTATTAAGTCTGGCATATCTAGCCCTTTGGGTGAAATGTGTCTTCAGCTGGAGGAAGGCCGTCGTGACAACAATACCCGTGTGATATTGGACCTGTGTACCTACGCAATAGCCGCAGCTGATGGAAGG GATCTATGGCGCCACGATTCAAGGCAGCGCCTTGTTAGTGCTGTAACAAAGCCGCCCAAATGCCTTACTTCAGTGAACCCTAACAAGA TTGGGCCCTTGGTAATTGCGGACTGCAAGGACGATGGTGACGATCAGTGTCGTTGGGAATTCCTTGGGAATGGCCAAATATCTCTTAAGAACGCCACTGACCTTTGCATGACTCAATCAGATGTATATTCCGACAAGGCCGGTATGGGCGACCTCCTTCAGATTATGAAGAAAAAGGTGAAACTCATAGCATCAAGTACAGCGGACCGTCACAAGGTTGAATCCATTATGGATGAGAATGTGAAGACCTACTGGGCATCCAATCTCTTCCTCGATTCAGGTGTTCATACTGTTACTATCACTATAGACTTTG GCGAGATTACACGTGCCGCCAAGGTGAGGATAGATTGGGAATACCAGCCTGTGACTTACACCGTTGAGGGCAGTACTGACAACATAGTATTCAAGGAACTAGCGAGGAACATGTCAAATGCAGATCACGTAACTATTGATACCCTTGAAGATAGGGATTTCAAGCAGCTCAGGCTGGTTATGCTCAGGCCTCATCACACCTACGGGAAGGTGGAAGGTGGTTATGTGTATGGTATTCGTCAGTTACAAGTCCTTTCAAGCAACTTGGAGACTGTGGTTGGTGACTGCCGGGCGGCTGCCAACACTCCAGATGCTCGGGATAAGTACTTTGTATCTTACGTTTCAGCTTTCGAACCTGCTCTTGCCCACGAGATCAAGAACATGGAGAATGAGATTCACGGCATCACGGGTGAAGTGATAGACGACATGGCAACGCTGGGCGACACCTTGGATGAAACTGACACCTGTATGCAGGAGAAGAAGGAGTACGACAAGACGCTCGAGCAGATCCACACTCGTGAAACTGCCATGTGGAAGCAGATACAGATGTCATCTTTGTGTAGCAAGCAGAATTCCGTTGACGTAACGTATTCCACTATTGGTGAGACTATGAAAACCCCTGCTGAGGACTGCTACAGTATTAAACAGCAGTCCAAGGGTGTGACTTCAGGTTTCTTTTGGATACAGCCTCAGTGTTCTAAACATCCTCTTCGGGTATACTGCGACATGGGTTCGCAGACATCGATGCTGATTTGGGATGGCAAGAATGGCGGTTCTGGTCCTCAGGCATTGCACAACTTGACATCTCCCCAAGCCATCAGGTATCAGTGTGCTGCTTATGGCCTAGAACCGTTAATTATCAAATCCAAACACCAGGTGGACGGTCTTAGGGAAGCTCTCTTTCTGATGGGATTTGAGCGTAAGGCAGACCACTACATCCCGTTAGCCTACAAATTTGGCAATGCTCATAAATTCCGTGACTTGATGAACATTTACACCTTTATGACGGAGTCCTCTATAGTTGGCACCAAAACGCCACCTGAACAACCAGCTATGCAGGGAGGGCATTCACTAGAGCACAACGCAGCAGGCCTGTCACTCGCAACGGGCGAAATTGAAGTCTTCGATCTTGAAACCGCCAACATTGCTGCTATAGTATGCTCCACCAATGTAACCGAGGACAATGTAACGCCCATTCCCATTAAGTGCGACGACAGAATTGATAAAAACGAGAAACTAGTTGGTAACACCAACACGAATATAGTGGTATCATGCTCGGAGCACTGTGCTGATAAGACGGAACTACCGGTTTATGGTACCGATGGTGTATATAGTGATCGAAGCTCAATATGTAGAGCTGCTATTCATGCTGGTGTTATCGCCAACAAGGGCACTTTTACAGTATCTATAGAAACGGGTTTACCTTTCTACAGTGGTAGTACTGAAAACGGTATCCAAAGCTATGCTTTCAACAAATCATGGCAGGGTTCCAGGGATCTGTTAGACCCCGGTATGCCTGAAGGTGAAAAGGAAATTGAACACACCGGTCCTCCGTCAAGGTTTAGCATTCGGATTCTACCCAGGAAACGCGTTTGTCCAATAGTACAAACGCACGGATCATTTCTCCAGGTTCCCAGTAACACTCCAGGAAAGACATCCGTAGACAAACCAGCAGACAGCAATACACAGGGTACAACGAAACCCAAGGAATCGGACGCTacagatatcgcaatgtcACCGTCGGATGGCCTTGATATGGCTAATCTAGATCCCACTACAAAGGAGGCTGCGGTGAAGGTCCTCTCCGATATGAACGCCATGTATGGCTTGGACATTAAGACTGTAATCAATACCATAGAGAACATTGCGGCTATTGTAAGTCGCGCCAAGAAGTACATTAAACCCCTGGAGTCTGTATCTATGCACCaggagaagaagatgaCTACGCTGTATGACCGCCTTGAATCAGCTTTGCAGAAGGCGACTTACCTGAAGGAAAGCAGCGAATCGCAGAAATCGAACTACCAACGCCTGTTACATGAGCAGCAGGCAAAGGGTGTGGAATCAGAGGCGCCGTTAGTCATGGATTACACAACAATGGCCTTTTCCAGGACCTTCAAGATACATGATACTAGCATGACCTCCGGTGGACAGAGCAGATGGGGGTATTCCGACTCTCCTTTTGATGGCCACATGTCCTATATAGTCCAGAGCAGTGACATTGACAGCTCTTTACTTGGTGAAGGTGCCTATGCCATGCTAAAGGACCGCCGGTACTTTGACTTTGATATTACCGTTGACCTTTTGGCTAAAAATGAAGGTTCCGTAGGTATAGCATTCAGGTCACAGGGCCATTTTAACTATTACTTGCTACTACTCAATTCACGCCAGAGCAACAAGCAGCTGCTCAAGGTCCAGGAAGGGGTCACTCACGTCCTGGCGACGAACCCAGATGACGGGTACAAAAAGAACACGTGGATCAAGGTCAATATATCCGCCACTGGCAACTTGATAGAGGTCACTTGTGACGGCAAACGCATATTAAA GGTACTGGACACCTCATTTCTGCATGGCGGCGTTGGTTTATATTCCTGTGGTAGCAATGGCAGCTTTTATTTTGATAACTTTACAGTTACTCCTAAGCCAATTCTCATGGAATCACCGGAAGTTCGCCTTGGCAGACTCAAGGCTGTCAAATGCTCCACGTACAATGAAACGTATACCGGCGACTTCAGTGATGCCTACAAGGTAGTGAATCCCAGCCATGCGCACACCACTTCTTGGCGATTCAAGGACATCATTGGTGGCAAGCACAAGGCCATTCACCAGTACCACATATCCCAGGATCCGCGTGGCATAGGTTCTTTGGCTATATTGAACAACGACAGGACGTGCACTGCTGGGTTCATTGGGTTCCGGTTTCTGCCAATGTGTGAAGGCGGCTCCATTGGCGCCGTAGTTAGATTCGCAAATGTCCAAAACATGATACTCATAGAGATGACTGCTTCGGAACTCAGCATTAGACTAATTCAACCCGGGGGCTCCAAGGTACTGGGTACAGTTCCGGCCAGCTACGCCATATCGAAATGGAATGCCATGCAGGTTGGCATTAGCAGCGACAGGATATCAGTCAAGGTGAAGAAGAATGTGGACCACGGCTCTCTATTCTCTGGTCTGTTTGGTAACACCGACTATGAGTGCAAGGCGGAACTGGAGGAGTACAGCGGTCTAGGTCTTGGCATAGGTCTCAAATCCGCTGGTTGTGACTCGTGTTACTTTGATCAGTTCCATGTATCCCCGGAAGAGTCTACTTCCAGCTTCACTCCATCTATGTTCCTTCAGCAATACTCCAGTGTTAACATCTGGCGGCCCTGTGCCGAGAGTGTGCATGTATTAAACCGCATAGCACTGTGCAAACAGATGTTCCGGAACCGGGGCGAGGCGAGTGCCTGTGCTGAGAGTTTTTGCTTTCCCTGCTGCTCCTACCACACCAGGTTACTGGGTGAAGTCCATCGTGAGGCGTGCATGACAACGTGCCAGAAGAACCACCACGTGTCCAATCTATATTTGGAGAAGTTTCTGTCATATGTCAATAGTTGCGTTTCGTTAGAGGGTCCTGCTTTTAAGCATTGCGAGGGG GATCGTCAATGTTTGAAACGTGCCTGTAGCTTATGCTGCAGCAGTGGCCATGATGAGAAGGGCCCGCTAGACAAAGCTCTGGTGGCCCTGGAGACCTCAAGCTGCCTCATGCAGTGCAACACGTTAGTCTAG